CAAGTCAGGCTTTGTGGGGGGTTCCTCCTCCATCTTGACTGTAGGACTGTTGAGTGCTTGAACGAACACGCCTGGTGGTACAAAGGATCGCTTGGATCCCAGCTTGGACAGAACGTCTGCTGCAACATTGTCGTCCCTAGGGACGTGGTGGAACTCCAGTCCATAGAATTTGGCTTCGAGCTTCCTGATCT
The Panicum virgatum strain AP13 chromosome 6N, P.virgatum_v5, whole genome shotgun sequence genome window above contains:
- the LOC120678164 gene encoding uncharacterized protein LOC120678164, yielding MDAYCREIRKLEAKFYGLEFHHVPRDDNVAADVLSKLGSKRSFVPPGVFVQALNSPTVKMEEEPPTKPDLVPTLGQQVLTLDTDWRSPIINFIKNNKSYPKGKKHEKLAR